Proteins from one Amycolatopsis endophytica genomic window:
- a CDS encoding CBS domain-containing protein, with translation MVVDPQMCAPPRSGAGAGTVGQRGLERVGAMRAGDIAISVPTVTLGDSVTKAIQVLAVSRLPGLVVVDDRLRPEMVLPGTQVLRLAVPGSYQDDPGLTRAVDEDHADRFWLELAHLTVRDCAPPRPAKPVTVSADATLLEIAALMARQHSPLVAVTGRRGVLLGAVTLERLITGLAVFGTGG, from the coding sequence ATGGTGGTCGATCCGCAGATGTGCGCCCCGCCGAGGAGCGGCGCCGGTGCCGGGACGGTCGGGCAACGGGGCCTGGAACGGGTTGGTGCCATGCGGGCGGGTGACATCGCGATCAGCGTGCCGACGGTGACCCTCGGCGATTCGGTGACGAAGGCGATCCAGGTGCTGGCGGTGAGCCGCCTGCCGGGTCTCGTCGTCGTCGACGACCGGTTGCGCCCGGAGATGGTGCTGCCGGGGACCCAGGTGCTGCGGCTCGCCGTTCCCGGGTCCTATCAGGACGATCCCGGTCTGACCCGCGCGGTGGACGAGGACCACGCCGACCGGTTCTGGCTGGAGCTGGCGCACCTGACCGTGCGGGACTGCGCCCCGCCCCGTCCGGCGAAACCCGTCACGGTGTCCGCGGACGCCACGTTGCTGGAGATCGCCGCGCTGATGGCCCGCCAGCACAGCCCGCTCGTCGCGGTCACCGGCCGCCGGGGAGTCCTGCTCGGCGCGGTGACCCTGGAGCGGTTGATCACCGGACTGGCGGTGTTCGGCACCGGCGGCTGA
- a CDS encoding aldo/keto reductase has protein sequence MTTIPTVELNNGVHMPQVGFGVFQVPEDETTRAVTTALEAGYRSIDTATVYGNEAAVGRAIADSGLARDELFVTTKLWNSDQGYDETLRGFDKSLSELGLEYLDLYLIHWPVPEADRYADTWRALETVYDDSRVRAIGVSNFQPHHLDRLARESNIVPAVNQVELHPYLQQEEVRAYHAEHGIVTEAWSPLAKGGDLLAEPSVKALADKHGRTPAQIVLRWHLQLGNVVIPKSVTPSRVKENLDLFGFELAGSDLAELAKLEKGLRTGPDPDTFNAR, from the coding sequence ATGACCACCATTCCCACCGTCGAGCTCAACAACGGCGTGCACATGCCGCAGGTGGGCTTCGGGGTCTTCCAGGTCCCGGAGGACGAGACCACCCGGGCCGTCACCACCGCGCTGGAGGCCGGCTACCGCAGCATCGACACCGCCACCGTCTACGGCAACGAAGCCGCCGTGGGCCGCGCGATCGCGGACTCCGGCCTCGCGCGCGACGAACTCTTCGTCACCACCAAGCTGTGGAACTCCGACCAGGGGTACGACGAGACGCTGCGCGGGTTCGACAAGAGCCTGTCCGAACTGGGCCTGGAGTACCTGGACCTGTACCTGATCCACTGGCCGGTCCCGGAGGCCGACCGCTACGCCGACACCTGGCGGGCACTGGAGACGGTCTACGACGACAGCCGCGTCCGCGCGATCGGCGTGTCCAACTTCCAGCCGCACCACCTCGACCGGCTGGCGCGGGAGAGCAACATCGTGCCCGCGGTCAACCAGGTCGAACTGCACCCCTATCTGCAGCAGGAGGAGGTGCGCGCCTACCACGCCGAGCACGGCATCGTCACCGAGGCGTGGAGTCCGCTGGCCAAGGGTGGCGACCTGCTGGCCGAGCCGTCGGTCAAGGCGCTGGCCGACAAGCACGGCCGCACTCCGGCCCAGATCGTGCTGCGCTGGCACCTGCAGCTGGGCAACGTCGTCATCCCGAAGTCGGTGACGCCCTCGCGGGTCAAGGAGAACCTGGACCTGTTCGGGTTCGAGCTGGCCGGCAGCGACCTGGCCGAGCTGGCGAAGCTGGAGAAGGGCCTGCGGACCGGGCCGGACCCGGACACGTTCAACGCGCGCTGA
- a CDS encoding NfeD family protein has product MDAWLAWLVFACALGIAEIFSLTAALGVLGGAALVTAGSAAAGLSLPFQLVVFVAAATAGLAAIAPVARRHLRAAPASRFGVDALIGSPAAVTGEISAVGGTVRIGGEEWSARAYDDTLVIRAGTIVDVLGIQGTTALVHPREEPWTSPPL; this is encoded by the coding sequence GTGGACGCCTGGCTCGCCTGGCTGGTCTTCGCCTGCGCGCTGGGGATCGCCGAGATCTTCAGCCTGACCGCGGCGCTCGGTGTGCTCGGCGGCGCCGCGCTGGTCACCGCGGGATCCGCCGCCGCCGGGTTGTCCCTGCCGTTCCAGCTCGTCGTGTTCGTCGCGGCCGCCACCGCGGGCCTGGCCGCGATCGCGCCCGTGGCCCGGCGTCACCTGCGGGCGGCACCGGCATCCCGGTTCGGGGTGGACGCGTTGATCGGCAGCCCGGCCGCGGTCACCGGCGAGATCAGCGCCGTCGGCGGCACGGTCCGCATCGGCGGTGAGGAGTGGTCGGCCCGCGCCTACGACGACACCCTCGTGATCCGCGCCGGGACGATCGTCGACGTGCTCGGCATCCAGGGCACCACCGCCCTCGTGCACCCCAGGGAGGAACCGTGGACATCACCGCCGCTCTGA
- a CDS encoding ATP-binding protein, which produces MDTHTEPALIGREHASGLLRAEIGRAVDSHGGLVLVTGEPGIGKTTLITGAADEARRLGAVVLGGACWDSDTAPGYWPWVQVLRGLRRSATPEEWAVIEREAGGALAVLLGEADTRDAPDGFRLYDAVTSALVTASHRRPVVVLLDDLHWADTASLKLLEFAAGHTWFERLLLVGTYRDAEVEVADHPLRPLLSSLVAKARAVTLTGLDPDEVGRLIARTVGEAPGADVIAEIHRRTGGNPFFVEQAARLWRGGGSVTAIAPGVRDAVRRRLSLLPEAVAGLLTTAAVLGQQFHRQVLAAVAAIPVAQADRLLDQAVAGRLVTVRGGGRFAFAHDLVRETLYDSLGEAETRQRHAAVVAALDAPALADRILPAEAARHAYQAGPLVPATRATDLILAAGRAASGRLAIEEAIGHFRRAAAVAEDPRRRVLALLELGSEVHHSGDPGEGWAVFDEATELARNLGEPELLARVALTAYRWGDDAERADLKAGLITEAHRALIGPGEDRPVEERAREVIVQLGMLAREGGDDEALGFSLSTLHNSIWGLGTAAERDALMAELAEVAHRSGDTETEQYATSLRWVALLELGDPRYFDQMLRFVAMTEHGGMRRMQFGATIDQSILAAFRGRFAEATALFEEVLNSPEQERHAHFRPMLNHHRWSLLLQQGRFDELAELHASLGPADYAYAGLLEALTAIERGDPAAAARYLDSLGECPLIPRSYLPMVLRLQAQTAAATGDRALAGRTREALLPYDGQWLVGVFGFEIAGPVTLWLGTLAAAERHWDEALQRYLDAERSAESLRARPWVVRARLARAAALLDRAAPGDETTASRLLDAITAEAAELDLRQVPERVRRLRSRAEAPALSGEFRFTGTTWALGLDGRTVHLPDAKGLRDLHFLLGHPGTDVPAVRLLDPAGGEVVVAARRLGGDDVLDETAKTAYRRRLAVLDDEIDGAAARGDDEKAARLDAERAALLDELRAAAGLGGRTRRLGDEAERARKTVTARIRDTLRRLDDRHPQLAEHLRATVSTGAACRYAPCNGVTWRL; this is translated from the coding sequence ATGGACACCCACACCGAACCGGCCCTGATCGGCCGGGAGCACGCCAGCGGCCTGCTGCGCGCCGAGATCGGCCGCGCCGTGGACAGCCACGGCGGCCTGGTGCTGGTCACCGGTGAGCCCGGGATCGGCAAGACCACGCTGATCACCGGCGCGGCGGACGAAGCCCGCAGGCTCGGTGCGGTGGTGCTGGGCGGCGCGTGCTGGGACTCCGACACCGCGCCGGGCTACTGGCCTTGGGTGCAGGTGCTGCGCGGGCTGCGGCGCTCCGCGACGCCGGAGGAATGGGCCGTGATCGAGCGGGAAGCCGGGGGCGCGCTGGCGGTGCTGCTGGGTGAGGCGGACACGCGCGACGCCCCGGACGGGTTCCGCCTCTACGACGCCGTCACCAGCGCACTGGTCACCGCCTCGCACCGCAGGCCGGTCGTGGTGCTGCTGGACGACCTGCACTGGGCCGACACCGCGTCACTGAAACTGCTGGAGTTCGCGGCCGGGCACACCTGGTTCGAGCGGCTGCTGCTGGTCGGCACCTACCGCGACGCCGAGGTCGAGGTCGCCGACCACCCGCTGCGGCCGTTGCTGTCCTCGCTGGTGGCCAAGGCGCGGGCGGTCACGCTCACCGGCCTGGACCCGGACGAGGTCGGGCGGCTCATCGCGCGCACGGTCGGCGAGGCGCCGGGCGCGGACGTGATCGCCGAGATCCACCGGCGCACCGGCGGCAACCCGTTCTTCGTCGAGCAGGCCGCCCGGCTGTGGCGCGGCGGCGGCTCGGTCACCGCGATCGCGCCCGGGGTGCGGGACGCCGTGCGGCGACGGTTGTCGCTGCTGCCCGAGGCCGTGGCCGGTCTGCTGACCACGGCGGCGGTGCTGGGCCAGCAGTTCCACCGGCAGGTGCTCGCGGCGGTCGCGGCGATCCCGGTCGCCCAGGCCGATCGCCTGCTCGACCAGGCCGTGGCCGGGCGGCTGGTCACCGTGCGCGGCGGTGGCCGGTTCGCCTTCGCGCACGACCTGGTCCGCGAGACGCTGTACGACTCGCTGGGGGAGGCCGAGACCCGGCAGCGGCACGCCGCGGTGGTCGCCGCGCTCGACGCTCCGGCGCTGGCCGACCGGATCCTGCCCGCCGAAGCCGCGCGCCACGCTTACCAGGCCGGTCCGCTGGTGCCCGCCACCCGCGCGACGGACCTCATCCTCGCGGCGGGACGGGCCGCGTCCGGGCGCTTGGCGATCGAGGAGGCGATCGGTCACTTCCGGCGCGCGGCGGCCGTGGCCGAGGACCCGCGGCGGCGCGTGCTCGCTCTGCTGGAGCTGGGCAGCGAGGTGCACCATTCCGGTGATCCGGGCGAGGGCTGGGCGGTGTTCGACGAGGCGACGGAGCTGGCCAGGAACCTCGGCGAACCCGAACTGCTGGCCCGCGTGGCACTGACGGCCTACCGGTGGGGCGACGACGCGGAGCGCGCCGATCTGAAGGCCGGGCTCATCACCGAAGCGCACCGGGCGCTGATCGGCCCGGGGGAGGACCGCCCGGTGGAGGAGCGGGCCCGCGAGGTGATCGTCCAGCTGGGCATGCTCGCCCGCGAGGGTGGTGACGACGAGGCGCTCGGGTTCAGCCTGTCCACTTTGCACAACTCGATCTGGGGGCTGGGCACCGCCGCCGAGCGGGATGCGCTGATGGCGGAGCTGGCCGAGGTCGCCCACCGCAGCGGCGACACCGAGACCGAGCAGTACGCCACGTCCCTGCGCTGGGTCGCCCTGCTGGAGCTGGGCGATCCGCGTTACTTCGATCAGATGCTGCGCTTCGTCGCGATGACCGAGCACGGCGGGATGCGCCGGATGCAGTTCGGCGCGACGATCGACCAGAGCATCCTCGCGGCCTTCCGCGGCCGGTTCGCCGAGGCGACGGCACTGTTCGAGGAGGTGCTGAACTCGCCGGAACAGGAGCGGCACGCCCATTTCCGGCCGATGCTCAACCACCACCGGTGGTCGCTGCTGCTGCAACAGGGCCGGTTCGACGAGCTGGCGGAGCTGCACGCCTCGCTCGGCCCCGCCGACTACGCCTACGCCGGTCTGCTGGAAGCCCTCACCGCGATCGAGCGCGGCGACCCGGCCGCGGCGGCCCGGTACCTGGACAGCCTGGGGGAGTGCCCGCTGATCCCGCGCTCCTACCTGCCGATGGTGCTGCGGTTGCAGGCACAGACCGCGGCGGCCACCGGGGACCGCGCGCTGGCCGGGCGGACACGGGAGGCCCTGCTGCCCTACGACGGGCAGTGGCTGGTGGGGGTGTTCGGGTTCGAGATCGCCGGACCGGTCACGTTGTGGCTCGGCACACTGGCCGCGGCGGAACGGCACTGGGACGAGGCGCTGCAGCGCTACCTCGACGCCGAACGCTCCGCCGAGTCGCTGCGCGCGCGTCCGTGGGTGGTGCGGGCGCGGCTGGCGCGCGCCGCCGCCCTGCTGGACCGCGCCGCGCCCGGGGACGAGACCACCGCCTCCCGCCTGCTGGACGCGATCACGGCGGAGGCCGCCGAGCTGGACCTGCGGCAGGTGCCCGAACGGGTGCGCCGCCTGCGGTCGCGCGCCGAGGCGCCCGCGCTGTCCGGGGAGTTCCGGTTCACCGGCACGACGTGGGCGCTCGGTTTGGACGGCCGGACCGTGCACCTGCCCGACGCGAAAGGTCTGCGGGACCTGCACTTCCTGCTCGGCCACCCGGGCACCGACGTGCCCGCGGTCCGGCTGCTCGACCCGGCCGGCGGCGAGGTCGTGGTGGCCGCGCGGCGCCTCGGCGGTGACGACGTCCTCGACGAGACGGCGAAGACCGCCTACCGCCGCCGCCTCGCCGTGCTGGACGACGAGATCGACGGGGCGGCCGCCCGCGGCGACGACGAGAAGGCCGCCCGGCTCGACGCGGAGCGGGCGGCCCTGCTGGACGAACTGCGTGCCGCGGCCGGGCTGGGCGGGCGCACCCGGCGGCTCGGCGACGAGGCCGAGCGCGCCCGCAAGACGGTGACCGCCCGGATCCGCGACACGCTGCGCCGGCTCGACGATCGCCACCCCCAGCTCGCCGAGCACCTGCGGGCGACCGTCTCCACCGGCGCCGCCTGCCGCTACGCCCCCTGCAACGGCGTCACCTGGCGGCTCTGA
- a CDS encoding response regulator codes for MRTTRVLLADDHVLVRRGVRLILDNEPDLTVVAEAGDGSEAIDKARSERPDLAILDIAMPRLTGLQAARELSRLQPELRILILTMYDNEQFFFEALKVGASGYVLKSVADRDLLEACRAAMRGEPFLYPGAVTALIRDYLARVRDGDGLPTKAITDREEEILKLVAEGHSSRQIADLLVISVKTVERHRANLLHKLGLKDRLELTRYAIRAGLIEP; via the coding sequence ATGAGGACGACCCGCGTGCTGCTCGCCGACGACCACGTCCTGGTGCGCCGGGGAGTCCGGCTGATCCTGGACAACGAACCGGACCTGACCGTGGTCGCCGAGGCGGGCGACGGCTCCGAAGCCATCGACAAGGCCCGCAGCGAACGGCCCGATCTGGCCATCCTGGACATCGCCATGCCCCGGCTGACCGGCCTCCAGGCGGCCCGTGAGCTGTCCCGCCTGCAACCGGAGCTGCGCATCCTCATCCTGACGATGTATGACAACGAGCAGTTCTTCTTCGAGGCGCTCAAGGTCGGCGCCTCCGGTTACGTGCTCAAGTCCGTGGCCGACCGGGACCTCCTGGAAGCATGCCGGGCGGCGATGCGTGGTGAACCGTTCCTCTACCCCGGCGCCGTCACCGCGCTCATCCGCGACTACCTCGCCCGCGTCCGCGACGGTGACGGACTGCCCACCAAGGCCATCACCGACCGGGAGGAGGAGATCCTCAAGCTCGTCGCCGAGGGCCACTCCTCCCGGCAGATCGCCGACCTGCTCGTCATCAGCGTCAAGACCGTCGAACGGCACCGCGCCAACCTGCTGCACAAGCTCGGGCTCAAGGACCGGCTCGAACTCACCCGCTACGCCATCCGCGCCGGTCTCATCGAACCGTGA
- a CDS encoding SPFH domain-containing protein: MDITAALIATLLVALLAVFTVFRAVRIVPQARARNVERLGRYHRTLRPGLNFVLPYVDRVHRAIDLREQVVSFPPQPVITEDNLVVEIDIVLYFQVTDPRAAAYEIAGYLQAVEQLSVTTLRNVVGSMDLEKTLTSRDAINSQLRGVLDDATGKWGLRVNRVEIKAIDPPETIKDAMEKQMRAERDKRAAILGAEGKRQAQILTAEGDKQAAVLRAEGDRSAQILAAEGQAHAIDRVFQAVHRNHPDPAVLAYQYLQTLPRLADGPNNTFFVIPSEVTSALRGVSEAFAGNAPAAHGSEDTAVHPGSETPAGLSPG; the protein is encoded by the coding sequence GTGGACATCACCGCCGCTCTGATCGCCACCCTGCTCGTCGCCCTGCTGGCGGTGTTCACCGTGTTCCGCGCGGTGCGCATCGTCCCGCAGGCACGCGCCCGCAACGTCGAACGGCTCGGCCGCTACCACCGGACGCTGCGGCCCGGGCTCAACTTCGTGCTGCCCTACGTCGACCGCGTCCACCGCGCGATCGACCTGCGCGAACAGGTCGTGTCCTTCCCGCCCCAGCCGGTGATCACCGAGGACAACCTCGTCGTCGAGATCGACATCGTGCTGTACTTCCAGGTCACCGATCCGCGCGCGGCCGCCTACGAGATCGCCGGGTACCTCCAGGCCGTCGAGCAGCTCAGCGTCACCACCCTGCGCAACGTGGTCGGCTCGATGGACCTGGAAAAGACCCTCACGTCCCGCGACGCGATCAACAGCCAGCTCCGTGGCGTGCTCGACGACGCCACCGGGAAGTGGGGCCTGCGGGTCAACCGGGTCGAGATCAAGGCCATCGACCCGCCGGAGACGATCAAGGACGCGATGGAGAAGCAGATGCGCGCCGAACGGGACAAGCGCGCGGCCATCCTGGGCGCCGAAGGCAAGCGCCAGGCCCAGATCCTCACCGCCGAAGGTGACAAGCAGGCCGCGGTCCTGCGAGCCGAGGGCGACCGGAGTGCGCAGATCCTCGCCGCCGAGGGTCAGGCGCACGCGATCGACCGCGTCTTCCAGGCCGTGCACCGCAACCACCCCGATCCGGCGGTGCTGGCCTACCAGTACCTCCAGACACTGCCCCGACTCGCCGACGGGCCGAACAACACGTTCTTCGTGATCCCCAGCGAGGTCACCAGCGCGTTGCGGGGCGTGTCCGAGGCATTCGCCGGGAACGCCCCCGCCGCGCACGGGAGCGAGGACACCGCCGTTCACCCGGGCTCGGAGACGCCCGCGGGGCTGAGTCCGGGGTGA
- a CDS encoding ABC transporter permease: MTATTTDPTTATYTPAAESLHAVLDAGEQPRRPSALSASLTFGWRAMLKIKHVPEQLFDVTAFPIMMTLMFTYLFGGALAGSTTQYLQFLLPGILVMSVVMITMYTGLGVNIDIEKGVFDRFRTLPIWRPSALVGALLGDVVRYSMASVVILAVGLILGFRPAGGVGGVLAGVGLLIVFSFAFSWIWTMFGLMLRTEKSVMSVSMMVLFPLTFLSSVFVDPVTMPGWLRAFVNVNPITILSDAVRSLMMGVPDGTDILWTFIASAALLTVFGTWTMRLYNRK, translated from the coding sequence ATGACCGCCACCACGACCGACCCGACCACCGCCACCTACACCCCGGCGGCGGAAAGCCTGCACGCCGTGCTCGACGCCGGTGAGCAACCGCGGCGGCCCAGCGCCCTGTCGGCGTCGCTGACGTTCGGCTGGCGGGCCATGCTCAAGATCAAGCACGTGCCCGAGCAGCTGTTCGACGTCACCGCGTTCCCGATCATGATGACGCTGATGTTCACCTACCTCTTCGGCGGCGCGCTGGCCGGGTCCACCACGCAGTACCTGCAGTTCCTGCTGCCCGGCATCCTCGTGATGAGCGTCGTGATGATCACCATGTACACCGGGCTGGGTGTCAACATCGACATCGAGAAGGGCGTGTTCGACCGCTTCCGCACGCTGCCGATCTGGCGGCCGTCGGCGCTGGTGGGCGCGCTGCTGGGCGACGTGGTCCGCTACAGCATGGCCTCGGTGGTCATCCTGGCGGTCGGGCTCATCCTCGGGTTCCGCCCGGCGGGCGGGGTCGGCGGTGTACTGGCCGGGGTCGGGTTGCTGATCGTGTTCTCGTTCGCGTTCTCCTGGATCTGGACGATGTTCGGGCTGATGCTGCGCACCGAGAAGTCGGTGATGAGCGTGAGCATGATGGTGCTGTTCCCGCTGACGTTCCTGAGCAGCGTGTTCGTCGACCCGGTCACCATGCCGGGCTGGCTGCGGGCGTTCGTGAACGTCAACCCGATCACGATCCTGTCCGACGCGGTGCGCAGCCTCATGATGGGCGTGCCGGACGGCACGGACATCCTGTGGACCTTCATCGCCAGCGCCGCGCTGCTGACCGTGTTCGGCACCTGGACGATGCGGCTCTACAACCGCAAGTGA
- a CDS encoding ATP-binding cassette domain-containing protein — MSDLAIETSGLVKVFGKTRAVDGVDLAVPAGTVYGVLGPNGAGKTTAVRVLATLLRPDGGEARVFGHDVLREPDAVRQRVSLTGQYASIDEDLTGIENLVLLGRLLGHRKPAARGRAGQLLEAFGLTDAGGRQVKNYSGGMRRRIDIAASILRTPDVLFLDEPTTGLDPRSRNQVWDIVRIIVAQGTTVLLTTQYLDEADHLADRIAVIDHGKVIAEGTPGQLKASVGAGSIHVRLREGSQRAQAQQVMARALTSTVELGGDPVSLTARIGGAESGLSAAEHAARALADLARAGITVDDFSLGQPSLDEVFLALTDHPAEQEAVA, encoded by the coding sequence ATGTCCGATCTGGCGATCGAGACGTCCGGGCTGGTCAAGGTGTTCGGCAAGACGCGGGCCGTGGACGGCGTCGATCTCGCCGTCCCGGCCGGCACCGTCTACGGCGTGCTCGGGCCCAACGGCGCGGGCAAGACCACCGCGGTGCGGGTGCTGGCCACCCTGCTGCGGCCCGACGGCGGCGAGGCCAGGGTGTTCGGCCACGACGTGCTGCGCGAACCGGACGCGGTGCGGCAGCGGGTCAGCCTCACCGGCCAGTACGCCTCGATCGACGAGGACCTGACCGGCATCGAGAACCTGGTGCTGCTGGGCCGTCTGCTCGGCCACCGCAAACCCGCCGCGCGCGGGCGCGCCGGCCAGCTGCTGGAGGCGTTCGGGCTGACCGACGCCGGCGGCAGGCAGGTCAAGAACTACTCGGGCGGCATGCGCCGTCGCATCGACATCGCGGCGAGCATCCTGCGCACCCCGGACGTGTTGTTCCTGGACGAGCCGACCACCGGGCTCGACCCGCGCAGCCGCAACCAGGTGTGGGACATCGTGCGCATCATCGTCGCCCAGGGCACCACCGTGCTGCTAACCACCCAGTACCTCGACGAGGCCGACCACCTGGCCGACCGCATCGCGGTGATCGACCACGGCAAGGTCATCGCCGAAGGCACACCGGGCCAGCTCAAGGCGTCGGTGGGCGCGGGCTCGATCCACGTCCGCCTGCGGGAGGGCTCCCAGCGGGCACAGGCACAGCAGGTCATGGCCCGCGCGCTGACGTCCACTGTGGAGCTCGGCGGCGATCCGGTGTCGCTGACCGCGCGCATCGGCGGCGCCGAATCCGGCCTGAGCGCGGCCGAGCACGCCGCCCGCGCGCTGGCCGACCTCGCGCGGGCGGGCATCACCGTCGACGACTTCTCCCTCGGCCAGCCCAGCCTCGACGAGGTGTTCCTGGCCCTGACCGACCACCCGGCCGAACAGGAGGCAGTGGCATGA
- a CDS encoding HAMP domain-containing sensor histidine kinase has product MSLFWRIFLLNAVVLLAATMLLLLGPVTVSTPVLFTEALILGGGLAAMLIANAALLRVGLAPLDRLTRAMTTTDLLRPGPRPAVAGNDGIAELIATFNSMLDRLEAERGRSAARALSAQEDERRRIAQELHDEVGQTLTAVLLDLKRVAGHAPPGVRDDLRQVQETTRGSLDEIRRIARRLRPGVLEELGLISALTALVTEIPDRSGLSVRRRFDTDLPDLGEEAELVLYRVAQEAITNTARHARARHLEIALERTSSGVELRIRDDGRGFDGTTEGAGILGMRERALLIGADFAVGPAPSGGTEVLLSVPARLRGAAA; this is encoded by the coding sequence ATGTCCCTGTTCTGGCGGATCTTCCTGCTCAACGCGGTGGTGCTGCTCGCCGCGACGATGTTGCTGCTGCTCGGGCCGGTCACGGTCTCCACGCCGGTGTTGTTCACCGAAGCGCTGATCCTCGGCGGCGGGCTCGCCGCGATGCTCATCGCCAACGCCGCCCTGCTGCGGGTCGGGCTCGCCCCGCTGGACCGGCTGACGCGCGCGATGACCACCACCGACCTGCTGCGCCCCGGCCCCCGTCCCGCCGTCGCGGGCAACGACGGGATAGCCGAGCTGATCGCGACGTTCAACAGCATGCTCGATCGCCTCGAAGCCGAGCGGGGCCGCAGCGCCGCCCGCGCCCTGTCGGCGCAGGAGGACGAACGCCGCCGGATCGCGCAGGAGCTGCACGACGAGGTCGGGCAGACCCTCACCGCGGTCCTGCTCGACCTCAAGCGGGTCGCCGGCCACGCGCCGCCGGGAGTGCGCGACGACCTCCGCCAGGTGCAGGAAACCACGCGCGGCAGCCTCGACGAGATCCGGCGGATCGCCCGGCGGTTGCGTCCCGGGGTCCTGGAGGAACTGGGGCTGATCAGTGCCCTCACCGCGCTGGTCACCGAGATCCCCGACCGCAGCGGGCTGTCGGTGCGCCGCCGGTTCGACACCGACCTGCCCGATCTCGGCGAGGAGGCCGAACTGGTCCTCTACCGCGTCGCGCAGGAGGCCATCACCAACACCGCCCGGCACGCCCGCGCGCGGCACCTGGAGATCGCGCTCGAGCGCACGTCCTCCGGGGTGGAGCTGCGCATCCGCGACGACGGCAGGGGCTTCGACGGGACGACGGAAGGCGCCGGCATCCTCGGTATGCGCGAACGCGCCCTGCTCATCGGTGCCGACTTCGCCGTCGGCCCCGCCCCGTCGGGCGGCACCGAGGTGCTGCTGAGCGTGCCCGCCCGCCTCCGGGGCGCCGCGGCATGA
- a CDS encoding response regulator: MTTVFLVDDHEVVRRGVAELVEADPEMTVVGEAATAAGALTRIPVVRPDVAVLDLRLPDGSGVELCRELRSRMPGLHCLVLTSYTDEQAMLDAILAGAGGYVVKDVRGMELVSAVRQVGAGKSLLDNRAASALMARLRADASPAGEVARLTEQERKLLDLIGEGLTNREIADRMFLAEKTVKNYVSRLLHKLGMQRRTQAAVLATSLRRERPGRR; this comes from the coding sequence ATGACCACGGTCTTCCTGGTCGACGACCACGAGGTGGTCCGGCGGGGCGTCGCCGAGCTGGTGGAGGCGGACCCGGAGATGACCGTGGTGGGGGAGGCCGCGACGGCCGCCGGGGCACTGACCCGGATCCCGGTGGTGCGGCCGGACGTGGCGGTGCTCGACCTGCGGCTGCCCGATGGCAGCGGTGTGGAGTTGTGCCGCGAGCTGCGGTCGCGGATGCCGGGCCTGCACTGCCTGGTTCTGACGTCCTACACCGACGAGCAGGCGATGCTGGACGCGATCCTCGCCGGCGCCGGTGGCTACGTCGTGAAGGACGTGCGGGGGATGGAACTCGTGTCGGCGGTGCGCCAGGTCGGGGCCGGGAAGTCCTTGCTGGACAACAGGGCGGCCTCGGCGTTGATGGCGCGGCTGCGCGCGGACGCCTCGCCCGCGGGGGAGGTCGCCCGGTTGACGGAACAGGAACGCAAGCTTCTCGACCTGATCGGGGAGGGCTTGACCAACCGCGAGATCGCCGACCGGATGTTCCTCGCGGAGAAGACCGTCAAGAACTACGTGTCGCGGCTGCTGCACAAGCTCGGCATGCAGCGCCGCACGCAGGCCGCGGTGCTGGCCACCAGCCTGCGCCGGGAGCGGCCGGGCCGCCGCTGA
- a CDS encoding NADPH-dependent FMN reductase, which yields MDEVLKVLALIGSTREGRAGRQVGQWFAKQARERDDLELAVADLADFEFPARYPARATPGMTAFTSEIDRADAFVVVTPEYNRSFPASLKQAIDFAYDEWQAKPVAFVSYGCRCAGLYAVEQLRVVFTELHTVTLRNTVSFNLFDTGPDGGPRDEAARQSVGPMLDQLVWWGHALRAARRARPYVA from the coding sequence ATGGACGAGGTCCTGAAGGTACTGGCCCTGATCGGGAGCACCCGGGAAGGCCGGGCGGGCCGTCAGGTCGGCCAGTGGTTCGCCAAGCAGGCGCGCGAACGGGACGACCTGGAGCTCGCGGTCGCCGATCTGGCCGACTTCGAGTTCCCGGCCCGCTACCCGGCTCGCGCGACTCCTGGGATGACGGCCTTCACCAGCGAGATCGACCGGGCGGACGCGTTCGTCGTCGTCACGCCCGAGTACAACCGTAGCTTCCCGGCTTCACTCAAGCAGGCGATCGACTTCGCCTACGACGAGTGGCAGGCCAAGCCGGTGGCGTTCGTGTCCTACGGGTGCCGGTGCGCGGGGCTGTACGCGGTCGAGCAGCTGCGGGTGGTCTTCACCGAGCTGCACACCGTGACCCTGCGCAACACCGTCAGCTTCAACCTCTTCGACACCGGGCCCGACGGCGGGCCGCGCGACGAGGCCGCCCGGCAGTCGGTCGGCCCCATGCTCGACCAGCTCGTCTGGTGGGGCCACGCGCTGCGCGCCGCCCGCCGGGCCCGTCCCTACGTGGCGTGA